A single Drechmeria coniospora strain ARSEF 6962 chromosome 03, whole genome shotgun sequence DNA region contains:
- a CDS encoding Nucleoside phosphatase GDA1/CD39, with protein sequence MCKNCQYGVIFDAGSSGTRVYVYKWKLPDSSARHASKPDQHTLPRLKLKKQKKIHPGVSFYAEDVAAVGPDHLKSLIDLALKEVPTSKIPQTPVFLMATAGVRFLPQHQQTALLEVICRYLQVNTRFKLPHCKSHVQVISGETEGLYGWVAANYLLGGFDHPENHSHGKGHHTYGFLDMGGASAQIAFAPNSTEAERHANDLKLIRMRRLDGSSMVHRVFTATWLGFGANKARTRYVDSLKENYDVGSVDEIPDPCLPKGLRTTLGGEPRRRDKAAHDQVLVGTGIFEECLRKTQPLLRKDAPCDDHPCLLDGRHVPVIDFDVNHFIGVSEYWHATHGVFGNEHTAYDLATYQNTVMDFCSRDWTDIEGELGKRKQTLDKKLQDAREACFKASWLINVLHEGIGIPRVSLEGLPNPGINTTKDAAQKAKDRGFLDPFQPVDKIDGIEVSWTLGKMILYAAGQVSPQESPAQPVGFGSNVESGVPDDFEHAGSVPLSSTSGSDDEGEGFITYLLRGPERRRKLFGLIRRRRRPGTGRKPGRGMFSFASQLFGRNAATYQRVINEGDAAELELGLVDSDEHHQSDSSDSSRAGKGSGLSTLRLNVDRPDDLQPPPAMDRNGLVIRTESRERLAPTLQMLNAGRRSRTGSPTRQKCSLTPPIEH encoded by the exons ATGTGTAAGAATT GCCAGTATGGTGTCATCTTCGACGCTGGCTCCTCGGGGACCCGCGTCTATGTGTATAAGTGGAAGCTTCCGGACTCCTCGGCCAGGCATGCCTCGAAGCCAGACCAGCACACCTTGCCACGGCTGAAACTGAAAAAGCAAAAGAAGATTCACCCTGGTGTCTCTTTCTATGCCGAAGatgttgccgccgtcggtcccGATCACCTCAAGTCACTCATCGACTTGGCGCTCAAAGAAGTGCCTACTTCCAAAATTCCCCAGACGCCTGTCTTCCTCATGGCCACTGCAGGCGTTCGCTTTCTGCCTCAGCACCAGCAGACGGCTCTTCTAGAGGTGATATGTCGCTACCTGCAAGTCAACACTCGTTTTAAACTGCCACACTGCAAATCTCATGTACAAGTCATATCCGGCGAGACGGAGGGACTTTATGGCTGGGTTGCCGCCAACTACCTTCTGGGCGGCTTTGACCACCCTGAGAATCATTCCCACGGCAAGGGTCACCACACATACGGATTCTTGGACATGGGTGGCGCATCGGCGCAGATCGCCTTTGCGCCAAATTCTACCGAGGCTGAGCGTCACGCAAACGATCTGAAACTCATTCGGATGCGGCGCCTGGATGGCTCTTCCATGGTACACAGAGTCTTCACGGCCACATGGCTGGGCTTCGGTGCCAACAAGGCCCGCACTCGATATGTTGACAGTCTCAAGGAGAACTATGATGTCGGCTCCGTTGACGAAATTCCGGACCCTTGCCTGCCCAAGGGTTTGCGCACgaccctcggcggcgagccccgGCGACGTGACAAAGCTGCACACGACCAGGTGCTTGTTGGGACTGGCATTTTCGAGGAGTGTCTGCGCAAAACACAACCGCTGCTGCGCAAAGACGCGCCATGCGATGACCATCCCTGCCTCCTCGATGGCAGGCATGTCCCGGTCATCGACTTTGACGTAAATCACTTCATCGGCGTATCCGAGTACTGGCATGCTACGCATGGAGTCTTCGGCAACGAACACACCGCATATGACCTTGCAACCTACCAAAATACCGTCATGGACTTCTGCAGCCGCGACTGGACCGATATTGAAGGTGAGCTGGGCAAGCGAAAGCAGACACTCGATAAAAAGTTGCAAGACGCGCGGGAAGCGTGCTTCAAGGCTTCGTGGCTCATCAACGTGCTCCATGAGGGCATCGGTATCCCGCGGGTCAGCCTAGAGGGCTTGCCTAACCCTGGCATCAACACAACCAAGGATGCCGCGCAAAAAGCCAAGGATAGGGGTTTTCTCGACCCATTCCAGCCAGTGGACAAGATTGACGGCATCGAAGTTAGCTGGACACTGGGTAAGATGATACTCTACGCGGCAGGTCAGGTTTCTCCCCAAGAGTCTCCCGCTCAGCCCGTTGGCTTTGGAAGCAACGTGGAGTCGGGAGTACCCGACGATTTTGAGCATGCTGGTTCTGTGCCCTTGTCATCGACATCTGGCTCCGATGATGAAGGCGAAGGCTTCATCA CGTATCTGCTCCGGGGACCGGAGAGAAGGAGGAAACTATTTGGCCTTATCCGTCGAAGGCGCCGACCCGGTACTGGTCGCAAACCTGGCAGGGGAATGTTCTCCTTCGCCAGCCAGCTCTTCGGCCGTAATGCAGCAACGTATCAGCGAGTGATCAACGAAGGAGATGCAGCCGAACTGGAACTCGGGTTGGTGGATTCAGATGAGCACCATCAATCAGACAGCAGCGACTCTTCGCGAGCTGGCAAGGGGAGTGGTCTCTCGACGCTCAGGCTGAACGTTGATCGGCCCGATGACCTACAACCACCGCCGGCGATGGACAGGAATGGGCTTGTCATTCGCACCGAGAGCCGTGAAAGACTTGCACCAACACTCCAGATGCTCAACGCCGGTCGACGTAGTAGAACCGGGAGTCCCACCCGACAAAAATGCTCCCTCACTCCTCCCATTGAGCATTGA
- a CDS encoding thiamin pyrophosphokinase- protein encodes MKSNIELIGEADNFPYSCHADDGKHQPPCEGLYTLLWEDDQGQYPIGYMLDRVVQALMRMPANVTGEMKISHENRTLLLFQQLPTEMDRSRAAAVLANSLRSQDTFRLLRGWRDEAWPVYSRKGELLFSIERTAMGLLGTMRYGVHMTAYVADATAPHGLKMWVPRRAADKSTFPGMLDNTVAGGLMTGEDPLECIAREADEEASLPQDLVQRQARCVGTVTYIYVTDREHVGDDGFIYPECQWVYDLELPTDVIPRPKDGEVEQFYLCDVDQVKQYLSEGKFKHNCALVVLDFFIRHGILSEDNERDLGLMRQRMHRKIPFPGPHQTDWNHAFPSLSSRSRSSQKDGELDP; translated from the exons ATGAAATCCAACATCGAACTCATTGGAGAAGCGGATAA TTTTCCCTATTCATGCCATGCTGACGATGGCAAGCATCAGCCGCCGTGCGAGGGTCTGTACACGTTGCTGTGGGAGGATGATCAAGGGCAATATCCCATCGGTTACATGCTGGATCGCGTTGTTCAGGCACTCATGCGAATGCCAGCCAATGTCACCGGCGAGATGAAAATCAGCCATGAGAATCGCACACTCCTCCTCTTTCAGCAGTTGCCCACCGAGATGGATAGAagccgagcagcagcagtgctAGCCAACAGCCTGCGTAGCCAAGATACCTTCAGGTTGCTTCGGGGCTGGCGAGATGAGGCGTGGCCAGTCTACAGCCGCAAGGGGGAGCTTCTGTTCAGCATAGAACGAACCGCGATGGGGCTTCTAGGTACGATGCGCTATGGCGTGCACATGACAGCCTACGTTGCCGATGCCACCGCGCCTCACGGCCTCAAGATGTGGGTGCCTcggcgcgccgccgacaagTCCACCTTCCCTGGCATGCTCGACAACACCGTCGCAGGCGGGCTCATGACAGGCGAGGATCCCCTCGAATGCATTGCCCGCGAGGCAGATGAAGAGGCCAGCCTGCCGCAAGACTTGGTCCAGCGGCAAGCCCGTTGTGTCGGCACAGTCACCTACATCTATGTCACGGATAGGGAGCacgtcggcgatgatggctTCATCTATCCTGAATGTCAATGGGTCTATGATCTCGAATTACCTACCGACGTCATTCCTCGACccaaggacggcgaggtcgagcagTTCTACCTCTGCGATGTAGATCAGGTGAAGCAGTACCTATCCGAGGGCAAGTTCAAGCACAACtgtgccctcgtcgtcctcgacttcTTTATCCGGCACGGCATTCTGAGCGAGGACAACGAGCGCGACCTGGGCCTAATGAGACAGAGAATGCACCGAAAAATACCATTCCCTGGGCCACATCAGACCGATTGGAACCATGCCTTCCCTAGCCTATCCTCGAGGTCCCGGAGCAGTCAAAAAGATGGCGAACTAGATCCTTGA
- a CDS encoding UDP-glucose 4-epimerase Gal10, whose protein sequence is MSGAGSGGGVSDATLFEESFTVTDYDQTKYDRVARISCTSADSQTVMVLDINIELFPCAVSDSLHVVLTTTLSPDGSKDDDKGWRDVGKEGAMSSTIADNYDYVCHGKIYKFEETYDGNTINAYVSFGGLLMSLQGPVKKLTPLRVDNVYLLVKR, encoded by the exons atgtcAGGCGCTGgtagcggcggcggcgtcagcGATGCCACTCTCTTCGAGGAGAGCTTCACAGTTACCGACTACGACCAGACCAAGTATGACCGTGTGGCTCGCATCTCATGCACGTCGGCCGATTCCCAGACCGTCATGGTCCTCGATATCAACATCGAGCTGTTCCCCTGCGCCGTATCGGATTCGCTACATGTCGTCCTAACCACAACACTGTCCCCGGACGGgagcaaggacgacgacaaaggcTGGCGCGACGTCGGCAAAGAGGGTGCCATGTCATCCACCATAGCCGATAATTACGACTATGTGTGCCACGGAAAGATCTACAAATTCGAGGAAACGTACGATGGAAATACAAT TAATGCCTACGTTTCCTTCGGTGGCCTTCTGATGTCACTACAAGGCCCAGTGAAGAAGCTCACCCCGCTGCGCGTCGATAACGTGTACCTCCTAGTCAAGAGGTAG
- a CDS encoding Elongator complex protein 4 → MSFRKRNSVLRAPRLANSAPEDKAIIAAGVRPSPHDGRLTTSTGTITLDQILAGHAGLPLGSSLLIQESGTTDFAGTLLRYFAAEGLVQGHHVHVLGAGDEWRRDLPGLASHGKPSATQFTSSSPSPSPEKMRIAWRYGALGNVPKPAKGAAVVPVTSDNGKPFCHDFDMAKRLESGDIAGQLLSHPPSSAPSRSAPSALGAFIADTALRLKESSPSSIHRIIVPSILSPTLYSPTACQPTEVIQFFHSLRGLLRQFPTQVTALVTLPVSLYPRSTGLTRWMELLSDGVLELIPFQHHSQMGSGGALEGDKSQGLLRVHCLPVFHEKGGGLEGGSMREDMSFKLSASSGLVIVPFSLPPVGGDDGANNSSKPSEDAPPAHLLDF, encoded by the exons ATGTCGTTTCGCAAAAGGAATTCCGTTCTGCGCGCTCCCCGGTTGGCCAACTCCGCCCCAGAAGACAAGGCAATCATAGCGGCTGGCGTTCGACCGTCCCCTCATGATGGCAGATTGACAACATCAACAGGAACCATCACGCTGGACCAGATTCTCGCAGGTCACGCCGGTCTTCCTCTTGGATCGTCGCTTCTCATCCAAGAGTCTGGAACGACGGATTTCGCCGGAACGCTACTACGGTATTTCGCTGCAGAAGGATTAGTACAGGGCCATCACGTTCACGTTCTCGGCGCCGGTGATGAGTGGAGGCGAGATCTTCCCGGGCTGGCCAGCCATGGAAAGCCCAGTGCTACCCAGTTCACTTCgtcttcgccttcgccttcgccggAAAAGATGAGAATTGCGTGGCGGTACGGAGCTCTCGGCAACGTCCCCAAGCCTGCCAAGG GTGCTGCAGTAGTTCCGGTCACATCCGACAACGGGAAACCGTTCTGCCATGATTTCGACATGGCTAAGCGACTCGAGTCCGGCGACATCGCCGGTCAGCTCCTCAGCCACCCGCCCAGCAGTGCGCCGAGCCGGTCGGCGCCGTCAGCTCTTGGGGCCTTCATTGCCGACACTGCTTTGAGGCTCAAGGagtcatcgccatcatccatTCATAGGATTATTGTGCCGAGCATCTTGTCTCCAACCTTGTACAGCCCAACAGCTTGCCAACCGACCGAGGTAATACAATTCTTCCATTCCCTGAGGGGTCTGCTGCGACAGTTTCCGACCCAGGTCACGGCCCTGGTGACACTCCCTGTATCACTGTACCCACGATCTACTGGCCTCACAAGGTGGATGGAACTACTCTCCGACGGAGTCCTCGAGCTCATTCCCTTCCAGCACCACAGCCAGATGGGTAGCGGTGGTGCTTTGGAGGGTGACAAGTCGCAGGGCCTGCTGCGAGTTCACTGCCTGCCTGTATTTCATGAGAAGGGTGGTGGTTTAGAAGGTGGCTCCATGAGAGAGGACATGTCCTTTAAGTTGAGCGCATCGAGCGGTCTGGTCATCGTGCCCTTTAGCCTACCCCCTGTCGGAGGGGACGACGGTGCTAATAACTCTTCCAAGCCATCCGAAGATGCGCCTCCCGCTCATTTGCTCGATTTTTGA
- a CDS encoding MBOAT family protein, whose protein sequence is MLALVHRPFEALSSTAGSSPDELKIIFSFLLSYPLSGLLKRVPDSKPYLKNIFIICTSLFYLVGLFDLWDGIATLLISSTGTYCIAKYLRRSPYMPWIGFVFVMGHMSLSHIRRQIADSAQVVDISGAQMVLVMKLSAFCWNVADGQLEPELLSDFQKDRSLKSLPPILDFAGYILFFPSLLAGPAFDYAEYRRWIDTSMFDVSADVDPAKRPPVRKKRKIPRSGTPAVLKALRGLIWIGLYVALAGRFGYMQLLSEQYARHGLLYRIWIMYMVNLVARFKYYGVWTLTEGSCILAGLGYNGVDPITGRISWNRLQNIDPWVVETAQNPRAYLAGWNMNTNNWLRNYIYLRVTPRGKKPGFRASMATFVSSAFWHGFYPGYYMSFVLASLIQTAAKNFRRFVRPFFLDPVTSGPSRNKKYYDVASYLATQLTFSFVTTPFLLLSFGGSVHAWAQVYYYAFVWTVAALVFFASPGKAMLKAQLEKAQGKASSKLVRSMSSDSLTGKEPILGISRDLERDVHEAVEEIRAEVDALQRKKAM, encoded by the exons ATGCTGGCTCTCGTGCATCGTC CTTTCGAGGCTCTCTCGAGCACCGCCGGTTCCTCACCAGATGAAC TCAAAATAATTTTCTCCTTTCTCCTGTCCTACCCGTTATCCGGCCTCCTCAAGCGCGTGCCCGACTCGAAGCCTTACCTCAAAAACATATTCATCATCTG CACCTCTCTCTTCTATCTCGTTGGCCTTTTCGATCTATGGGATGGCATTGCAACCTTGCTCATTAGCTCTACAGGCACCTATTGCATTGCAAAGTACCTGCGGAGGAGCCCCTACATGCCATGGATTGGCTTCGTCTTTGTCATGGGCCACATGTCCCTCAGCCATATCCGCCGCCAGATTGCCGATAGTGCCCAGGTTGTCGACATCAGTGGTGCTCAGATGGTGTTGGTGATGAAGCTCAGTGCCTTCTGCTGGAACGTTGCCGATGGCCAGCTGGAACCGGAGCTCCTCTCTGACTTCCAAAAGGACCGCTCCTTGAAGAGTTTACCCCCGATCCTCGACTTTGCTGGCTACATCCTCTTTTTCCCCAGCCTGCTCGCCGGCCCTGCCTTCGATTACGCCGAGTATCGCCGCTGGATTGACACATCCATGTTTGATGTTTCCGCCGACGTGGATCCGGCCAAGAGACCCCCGGTGCGGAAGAAGCGTAAGATCCCCCGAAGCGGCACCCCCGCCGTCTTGAAGGCATTACGCGGCCTCATCTGGATTGGTCTCTACGTTGCCCTCGCAGGTCGCTTTGGCTATATGCAGCTACTTTCTGAACAATACGCGCGGCACGGCTTGCTTTACCGTATTTGGATCATGTACATGGTCAATCTTGTGGCCAGGTTCAAGTACTACGGCGTCTGGACCCTGACAGAAGGCTCTTGTATCCTCGCGGGCCTGGGTTACAATGGCGTTGATCCAATCACAGGAAGGATCTCATGGAATCGCCTTCAAAATATCGATCCCTGGGTGGTGGAAACGGCTCAAAACCCGAGGGCCTACCTGGCTGGCTGGAACATGAACACGAACAATTGGCTACGAAACTACATCTACCTTCGGGTCACTCCCAGGGGTAAAAAACCTGGCTTCCGCGCTAGTATGGCTACATTTGTTTCCAGCGCCTTTTGGCATGGCTTTTATCCTGGCTATTACATGTCTTTTGTTTTGGCTAGTTTGATACAGACAGCGGCCAAGA ACTTTCGCCGCTTTGTCCGCCCCTTCTTCTTGGATCCTGTCACCAGCGGGCCGTCCCGCAACAAAAAGTACTACGACGTGGCAAGCTATTTGGCGACTCAGCTGACATTCTCCTTTGTCACAACTCCATTCCTGCTGCTCTCTTTTGGCGGCTCCGTTCATGCATGGGCCCAAGTTTACTACTATGCCTTTGTTTGGACcgttgccgccctcgtcttcttcgcATCGCCAGGCAAGGCCATGCTCAAGGCACAATTGGAGAAGGCACAGGGTAAGGCCAGTTCGAAGCTGGTGCGATCGATGAGTTCCGACAGCCTAACGGGCAAGGAACCAATATTGGGCATCTCCAGAGACCTTGAGCGTGACGTACATGAAGCAGTCGAGGAGATTAGGGCAGAAGTAGATGCCCTACAAAGAAAGAAGGCTATGTAG
- a CDS encoding glycosyltransferase family 62 protein, translating to MMPRHHKSGFANGLPHGNTFDISPHRFQPRSSAPGTRRRRKTLFRLGIIVVLVVLAGVWLWPSHPVFSILSFGLLTSSVDLELETVRYYDLSNVQGTARGWEREERILLCVPLRDAEPHLAMFFSHLRNFTYPHHLIDLAFLVSDSKDRTLQLLVENLEVIQADEDAKLPYGEISIIEKDFGQKVNQDVESRHGFAAQASRRKLMAQARNWLLSAALRPYHSWVYWRDVDVETAPFTILEDLMRHNKDVIVPNVWRPLPDWLGGEQPYDLNSWQESETALALADTLDEDAVIVEGYAEYATWRPHLAYLRDPFGDPDMEMEIDGVGGVSILAKAKVFRSGVHFPAFSFQKHAETEGFGKMARRMDYSVVGLPHYVIWHLYEPSVDDIRHMEEMEQERIAREKEEQEKKEKEKKIKEEFGDANPQWEKDKQDLQSQKKKQDADSLGKGAAAKAAGAAAGGDKPAAGAAAKAAAKAAAKAAAKAGAKPAAGAAAKAAAKAGAKPAAGAAAKAAAKAAA from the exons ATGATGCCAAGGCATCACAAGAGCGGCTTTGCCAACGGCTTGCCGCACGGGAACACATTTGACATCTCTCCCCACAG GTTTCAACCTCGAAGCTCGGCACCCGGAACTCGACGTCGAAGAAAAACTCTGTTCCGCCTCGGCATAATTGTGGTGTTGGTTGTCCTCGCCGGTGTGTGGTTGTGGCCTTCCCATCCCGTTTTCTCTATTCTGTCCTTTGGCCTCCTGACCTCGTCGGTCGATCTCGAACTGGAAACGGTCCGGTACTACGATCTATCCAATGTGCAAGGGACTGCTCGTGGCTGGGAGCGTGAGGAGCGCATCCTGCTTTGCGTACCCCTCCGCGATGCCGAGCCGCATCTGGCCATGTTCTTCTCACACCTGCGCAATTTCACCTACCCCCATCATCTCATCGACCTTGCATTTCTCGTATCAGATTCCAAGGACCGAACGCTTCAGCTGTTGGTCGAGAATCTAGAGGTGATCCAGGCAGACGAAGACGCGAAGTTACCCTATGGCGAAATCTCCATCATCGAGAAGGATTTCGGGCAAAAGGTCAACCAAGACGTGGAGAGCCGTCACGGATTTGCAGCGCAGGCGAGCCGCAGAAAGTTGATGGCGCAAGCTCGGAACTGGCTCCTGAGTGCAGCACTCAGACCCTATCATTCCTGGGTCTACTGGCGCGATGTCGACGTTGAGACGGCCCCCTTCACCATTCTTGAAGATCTGATGCGCCACAACAAGGATGTCATCGTTCCGA ATGTTTGGCGGCCCCTACCGGACTGGCTAGGCGGTGAGCAGCCCTACGACTTGAACTCGTGGCAAGAATCAGAGACAGCACTCGCACTGGCCGACACGCTCGATGAAGATGCCGTCATTGTCGAAGGCTACGCAGAGTACGCCACATGGAGACCGCACCTGGCATACCTTCGCGATCCTTTCGGAGATCCAGACATGGAAATGGAAAttgacggcgtcggaggTGTCAGCATTCTGGCGAAGGCCAAGGTCTTCCGCAGCGGCGTACACTTTCCCGCATTCAGCTTCCAGAAACATGCCGAAACGGAGGGTTTCGGCAAG ATGGCGAGGCGGATGGATTACTCGGTGGTTGGTTTGCCCCACTACGTCATTTGGCATCTATACGAGCCCAGCGTAGACGACATTAGACACATGGAG GAAATGGAGCAGGAGCGGATTGCGCGTGAGAAGGAAGAGCAagagaagaaggagaaggagaagaagatcAAGGAAGAGTTTGGAGATGCCAATCCCCAGTGGGAGAAAGACAAACAGGACTTGCAGTCgcagaagaagaagcagGATGCCGATTCCCTCGGCAAAGGAGCGGCAGCCAAAGCAGCTGGGGCGGCAGCCGGAGGTGATAAGCCtgccgccggagccgccgcAAAGGCCGCTGCGAAGGCTGCTGCGAAGGCTGCTGCGAAGGCCGGTGCTAagcccgccgccggagcGGCTGCTAAGGCCGCTGCCAAGGCTGGTGCTAagcccgccgccggagcGGCTGCTAAGGCCGCTGCCAAGGCCGCTGCTTGA
- a CDS encoding putative prephenate dehydrogenase, with product MATFAIPADMENFVVGLIGMGDMGRMYAEKLSAAGWRILACDREDSYDSLKEKYTGRKNIEICRNGHLVSRASDYIIYSVEAAVIDRVIGQYGPSTKMGAIVGGQTSCKSPEIAAFEAHLPADVSIVSCHSLHGPGVDPHNQPLVLIQHRASDSTLRQVETVLSCLRSKFVYLTAREHDRITADTQAVTHAAFLSMGKAWHANRQFPWELSRYVGGMENVKVNIMLRIYSQKWHVYAGLAILNPEAREQVAQYAKSVTDLYKLMLEGNLDGLRKRVYHARDKVFGPSTTWEKRPLIESSMLSYFSLGTPSDAPARPNNHLSLVAMVDCWAALDIVPYDHMLCSTPLFRLRLGVTEHLFRNTSLLDSALRTAVEDKTYRSDDLEFTFAARGWAECVTLGHFETWEKRFVSTQQFFEPRFADAKVVGDQMMKMVLEGQKPAMDE from the exons ATGGCTACGTTCGCTATCCCAGCCGACATGGAAAATTTTGTCGTTGGACTGATAGGCATGGGTGACATGGGCAGGATGTACGCCGAGAAGCTATCTGCCGCTGGCTGGAG GATCCTGGCCTGCGACAGGGAAGATAGCTACGATAGTCTCAAGGAAAAGTACACCGGAAGA AAAAACATTGAAATCTGTCGCAACGGCCATCTCGTATCCCGAGCCAGCGATTATATCATCTacagcgtcgaggcggctGTGATCGACCGTGTGATTGGCCAGTACGGCCctt CCACCAAGATGggagccatcgtcggcggccagacATCGTGCAAATCGCCCGAGATCGCAGCCTTCGAGGCTCACCTCCCCGCCGACGTGTCCATCGTCTCCTGCCACTCCCTCCACGGCCCCGGGGTGGATCCCCACAACCAGCCGCTGGTGCTCATCCAGCACCGTGCTTCCGACTCGACGCTGCGCCAGGTCGAGACGGTGCTGAGTTGTCTGCGGTCCAAATTTGTCTACCTCACGGCCCGAGAACACGATCGGATCACGGCCGACACACAGGCGGTGACGCACGCAGCCTTTCTGTCGATGGGCAAGGCATGGCACGCGAACCGGCAGTTCCCCTGGGAGCTGAGCCGGTACGTGGGAGGCATGGAGAATGTCAAGGTCAACATAATGCTCCGCATCTACAGCCAGAAGTGGCACGTCTACGCCGGGCTCGCCATCCTCAACCCGGAGGCTCGAGAGCAGGTCGCGCAGTACGCGAAGAGCGTGACGGACCTGTACAAGCTCATGCTCGAGGGAAACCTCGACGGGCTCCGGAAGCGCGTCTACCACGCTCGCGACAAGGTGTTcggtccgtcgacgacgtgggaAAAACGACCGCTCATCGAATCGTCGATGCTGTCCTACTTCTCCCTCGGCACGCCGTCGGACGCGCCGGCGCGACCGAACAACCAcctctcgctcgtcgccatggttGACTGCTGGGCAGCACTCGACATCGTGCCCTACGACCACATGTTGTGCAGCACTCCGCTCTTCCGGCTGCGGCTGGGCGTGACGGAGCACCTGTTTCGAAACACCTCCTTGCTGGACTCGGCGCTGCGTACGGCGGTCGAGGACAAGACGTATCGCAGCGACGACCTCGAGTTCACCTTTGCAGCCCGCGGATGGGCCGAGTGCGTGACCCTCGGTCACTTCGAGACGTGGGAGAAGCGCTTCGTTAGTACGCAGCAATTTTTCGAGCCGCGCTTCGCCGACGCGAAGGTGGTAGGTGATCAGATGATGAAGATGGTGCTTGAGGGCCAGAAGCCTGCCATGGATGAGTGA
- a CDS encoding tRNA -methyltransferase → MASTKAPEPPNVAKDASVPVPANVNRGLKRTHAASNFRNGGSGSSRGWKQKKTKRERNVTEGSSEEVLRHDIQALLGSRRSTDIDEGTESLPEEGAEIEVDVLELSSTGDGLAMRSGSNQVYVVPFAVPGDTVRVRVFRHIRHENQTVADFVSVTKPSPLRDDARVQCKYFASCGGCQFQMLDYSEQLKLKRRVLEKAYRNFSNLPAELIPTIEDTISSPLQYGYRTKLTPHFDGPPGSRAGRRKQTKAVAFESCPDIGFMQKGKRKVLDIEDCPIGTSAVRLGMARERGRMQTEFDKYQRGATILLREHTTRYPKDSNEIPSQLPPHTARGESDDFVYIKSCETDSKATTTEYVGSHTFTNPAGSFFQNNNSILPKFTSYIKQHILPPLPPPSSTLSPIKYLIDAYSGSGLFTVTLSSVFQHSTGIDIAADSIASARRNAALNGLGEDRCKFIAADAGELFKNVQYPADETVVLLDPPRKGCDASFLAQLRKFGPRRVLYVSCNVHTQARDVGVLACGDGDGARYNLESLVGFDFFPQTGHVEGVAILNRHDNDGSAETGLPVQHES, encoded by the coding sequence ATGGCTTCCACCAAGGCTCCCGAGCCGCCAAACGTTGCCAAAGATGCATCCGTGCCTGTACCAGCCAACGTCAATAGGGGGCTGAAAAGGACACATGCGGCAAGCAACTTTCGCaatggcggcagcggcagctccCGCGGCTGGAAACAGAAAAAGACCAAGAGAGAGCGAAACGTGACGGAGGGCTCGTCCGAGGAAGTCCTCAGACATGATATCCAAGCCTTGCTCGGATCGAGAAGGTCCACCGACATCGACGAGGGAACCGAGTCTCTGCCCGAAGAGGGAGCCGAGATCGAGGTCGACGTTCTCGAGCTCTCTTCTACTGGCGATGGACTCGCCATGCGGTCTGGTTCCAACCAGGTCTACGTCGTCCCCTTCGCCGTCCCCGGCGACACGGTGCGCGTCAGGGTCTTTCGCCACATCCGCCACGAGAACCAGACGGTCGCCGATTTCGTCTCCGTCACCAAGCCCTCTCCACTTCGCGACGATGCCCGCGtccagtgcaagtactttgcaTCCTGCGGCGGTTGCCAATTCCAGATGCTCGACTATTCTGAGCAGCTAAAGCTCAAGCGGCGCGTCCTCGAGAAAGCGTACCGCAACTTTTCCAACCTCCCCGCCGAGCTCATCCCGACCATCGAGGATACCATAAGCAGCCCCTTGCAATATGGGTATCGCACCAAGCTGACGCCGCACTTTGACGGCCCCCCCGGCTCCCGCGCTGGCAGGCGGAAGCAGACAAAGGCTGTCGCTTTTGAGAGCTGCCCCGACATCGGCTTCATGCAAAAGGGCAAGCGGAAGGTGCTCGACATCGAGGACTGCCCCATCGGGACCAGCGCCGTGAGACTCGGCATGGCGCGCGAGAGGGGTAGGATGCAGACCGAGTTCGACAAGTACCAGCGTGGCGCCACCATCTTGCTGCGCGAACACACCACTCGATACCCCAAGGATAGCAACGAGATACCCAGCCAGCTCCCTCCGCATACGGCTAGAGGGGAGTCTGATGACTTTGTCTACATCAAGTCGTGCGAGACGGATTCCAAGGCCACGACGACCGAGTACGTTGGCTCCCACACCTTCACCAACCCGGCCGGTTCCTTTTTCCAGAACAACAACTCGATCCTACCCAAGTTCACTTCCTACATCAAGCAGCACATCCTaccgcccctcccccccccgtccTCCACCCTGTCGCCCATCAAGTACCTCATCGATGCCTActccggctccggcctcTTCACCGTCACCCTCTCCTCCGTCTTTCAGCACTCGACGGGTATCGATATCGCTGCCGACTCGATCGCCTCCGCTCGCCGCAACGCTGCCCTCAacggccttggcgaggaCCGCTGCAagttcatcgccgccgacgcgggcgAGCTCTTCAAGAACGTCCAGTATCCagccgacgagacggtcgTTCTGCTCGACCCTCCGCGCAAGGGCTGCGACGCCAGCTTCCTGGCGCAGCTGCGTAAGTTTGGGCCCAGAAGGGTGCTGTACGTCAGCTGCAACGTCCACACTCAAGCCAGGGACGTCGGCGTCTTGGCctgcggcgatggcgacggcgccaggTACAACCTGGAAAGCTTGGTCGGCTTCGACTTCTTCCCCCAGACCGGCCATGTCGAGGGGGTGGCGATTCTGAATAGGCATGACAATgacggcagcgccgagaCCGGCCTTCCCGTTCAGCATGAATCTTGA